A section of the Hirschia baltica ATCC 49814 genome encodes:
- a CDS encoding CoA transferase subunit A, producing the protein MANKIYSDANSALDGLLKDNMTIVSGGFGLCGIPELLINAIQKNGSKNLTVISNNAGVDGFGLGLLLENRQIKKMISSYVGENKEFERQYLNGELELEFNPQGTLAERCRAGGAGIAGFYTKTGVGTVIAEGKEHRDFNGQTYILETGLTGDIAIVKAWKGDAQGNLVYRKTAMNFNPDMAMASKMTIAEVEEIVPVGSLDPAHIHTPGVFVQRVIQGHHEKRIEKVTTRTREES; encoded by the coding sequence ATGGCTAATAAAATTTATTCAGATGCTAATTCAGCACTGGATGGCCTCCTAAAGGATAACATGACCATTGTATCGGGAGGTTTTGGGCTTTGTGGAATTCCCGAACTACTGATCAATGCGATCCAAAAGAATGGATCTAAAAATCTCACAGTCATTTCAAATAATGCTGGTGTCGATGGTTTTGGATTAGGGCTTCTCCTAGAAAACCGTCAAATCAAGAAAATGATTTCTTCTTATGTTGGTGAAAATAAAGAATTTGAACGCCAATATTTAAATGGTGAACTGGAATTGGAATTTAATCCACAAGGCACCCTAGCTGAGAGATGCAGAGCTGGTGGAGCTGGAATTGCAGGATTTTATACCAAAACGGGTGTGGGAACAGTGATTGCTGAGGGGAAAGAACACCGAGATTTTAATGGTCAGACCTACATTTTAGAAACAGGGCTAACGGGCGATATAGCCATTGTAAAAGCTTGGAAAGGCGATGCTCAGGGAAACCTTGTCTACCGAAAAACTGCTATGAATTTCAATCCAGATATGGCTATGGCGAGTAAAATGACCATCGCAGAAGTAGAAGAAATTGTACCCGTCGGCTCCCTTGATCCTGCCCACATTCATACTCCGGGCGTGTTCGTTCAACGCGTGATCCAAGGACATCATGAAAAACGAATCGAAAAAGTAACCACACGCACCAGAGAGGAGTCATAA
- a CDS encoding spinster family MFS transporter: protein MNDSLNKPSTETQTNFKGRAYVLGLLTLVYTFNHVDRQILVTLLEPIKQELHLKDSQLGLLTGLAFAAFYATLGIPVAMWADRGNRRNIIALALTVWSAMTAVSGFAQNFMHLLIARMGVGVGEAGGTPPATSIIADLYPPKQRAMALGIYTSGIGLGIMIGYVLAAEVYAHFGWRIAFFVAGVPGLLLALLVRFTMKEPKRGLSEAREQHEQAPSLKETLAFIGTQKSLIWLLLGCLMICISANAYVAFISSHLQRSYNLTVMDVALPLGLLIGVVGSFGAIVLGNVCDRLSAKDLRWRPWMIGICSLVALPFAWMFLGAETVNHAYMWNIVPCFVGLIYASIAYTSSQELVPLQMRSFASAFTLFCLTLIGIGGGPLIAGSLSDYFAAQGVEAPLTLALRWILIFNAASIICFLFSGIFYRSDVKRASEA, encoded by the coding sequence ATGAATGATTCCTTAAACAAACCAAGTACTGAAACTCAAACCAATTTTAAGGGGCGTGCCTATGTTTTAGGGCTTCTCACGCTGGTTTACACCTTCAACCATGTCGACCGTCAGATTTTGGTAACGCTTCTTGAGCCGATCAAACAAGAGCTCCACCTGAAAGACAGTCAGCTTGGTTTGCTGACTGGTCTTGCGTTTGCTGCTTTTTACGCGACATTAGGAATTCCCGTGGCTATGTGGGCTGATAGAGGAAATCGCCGAAATATCATAGCATTAGCTCTAACCGTCTGGTCCGCGATGACTGCAGTATCAGGGTTTGCGCAGAACTTTATGCATTTACTCATTGCTCGCATGGGGGTTGGTGTTGGTGAGGCCGGTGGTACACCTCCGGCAACAAGTATTATCGCCGATCTGTACCCACCTAAACAGCGCGCAATGGCTTTGGGTATTTACACTTCAGGTATCGGACTTGGTATCATGATCGGGTATGTGCTGGCGGCTGAAGTCTACGCGCATTTTGGGTGGCGAATAGCTTTCTTTGTAGCGGGTGTGCCGGGATTATTACTGGCTTTACTGGTTCGTTTTACAATGAAAGAGCCCAAACGCGGTCTTTCCGAGGCGCGGGAGCAGCATGAGCAAGCGCCAAGTTTGAAGGAAACATTAGCCTTTATAGGTACGCAAAAATCACTTATCTGGTTGTTGCTTGGATGTTTGATGATTTGTATTTCTGCGAATGCGTATGTGGCATTTATTTCAAGCCATTTGCAGCGTTCCTATAACTTGACTGTGATGGATGTGGCACTTCCCTTAGGACTTCTTATCGGGGTAGTGGGGAGTTTCGGTGCTATTGTTCTAGGAAATGTGTGTGATCGCTTGTCAGCTAAGGATCTTCGCTGGCGTCCATGGATGATTGGAATATGTTCGTTGGTTGCTCTGCCGTTTGCGTGGATGTTCCTCGGTGCAGAAACCGTAAATCACGCTTATATGTGGAATATCGTGCCGTGTTTCGTCGGATTAATTTATGCGAGCATCGCGTATACATCATCTCAAGAACTTGTGCCTTTGCAAATGCGATCATTTGCATCTGCTTTCACTCTGTTTTGTCTTACGTTGATTGGCATTGGGGGCGGACCACTTATCGCAGGAAGTTTAAGTGATTATTTTGCTGCGCAGGGAGTGGAGGCACCACTTACATTAGCTCTGCGGTGGATTCTCATTTTTAACGCGGCGAGCATTATCTGTTTTCTGTTCTCGGGTATTTTTTATCGGTCAGATGTAAAAAGAGCTTCTGAAGCTTAG
- a CDS encoding HpcH/HpaI aldolase/citrate lyase family protein: protein MKLRSLLFVPADRPDRFEKAINSSADAIILDMEDSVVPSHKQEARIAVSEFLKTPKPKPIFVRINPLTTQWAAQDLSCLLPFPPAGIILPKAEGAQSILTLIKLLNGVVIPIIPITTETPTAVFELGTYREVSEYLLGLTWGAEDLPASIGASTSRNEDGSYTPPYEMLRSMSLFSAHAADVAAIDTVYVDIKNQDGLAAYAARSRRDGFSGMMAIHPSQTDIINQAFTPTDTEIKQAQSIVDAFKSDPDAGALQINGKMVDAPHLVQAKKVLARLKN, encoded by the coding sequence ATGAAACTACGATCCCTTTTGTTTGTGCCGGCAGACCGCCCTGACCGCTTTGAAAAAGCGATAAATTCATCTGCAGATGCCATTATTTTAGATATGGAAGATTCCGTTGTTCCATCTCACAAGCAAGAGGCACGCATTGCTGTTTCAGAATTTTTAAAGACACCGAAACCTAAGCCTATATTCGTCCGTATTAATCCCTTAACGACGCAATGGGCGGCGCAGGATCTGTCTTGTTTGCTTCCCTTCCCGCCTGCTGGAATAATTCTGCCCAAGGCTGAGGGAGCGCAATCCATTCTTACCCTAATCAAGCTTCTAAATGGAGTTGTTATTCCTATCATTCCGATTACGACAGAGACCCCAACTGCCGTCTTTGAATTAGGCACCTATCGTGAAGTGTCGGAATATTTACTAGGCTTAACATGGGGAGCGGAAGACTTGCCAGCCTCCATTGGTGCATCAACCTCTAGAAATGAAGACGGCAGCTATACTCCCCCCTATGAAATGCTTCGCAGTATGTCACTATTTTCTGCGCATGCTGCAGATGTTGCAGCAATAGACACAGTATATGTTGATATTAAAAACCAAGACGGCTTGGCAGCATATGCAGCGCGAAGTCGACGTGATGGCTTTTCAGGAATGATGGCAATTCACCCATCTCAAACTGACATTATCAATCAAGCATTTACACCAACAGATACCGAAATTAAACAAGCACAATCTATTGTGGACGCTTTCAAAAGTGACCCCGACGCCGGAGCACTTCAGATCAATGGCAAAATGGTAGATGCACCGCATCTGGTTCAGGCTAAAAAAGTACTTGCGCGCCTAAAAAACTAA
- a CDS encoding acetyl/propionyl/methylcrotonyl-CoA carboxylase subunit alpha, translating to MIKKILIANRGEIACRIMRTAKEMNIATVAVYSDADAKALHTQMADEAIHIGPSPAIESYLVGEKIIAAAKKTGADAIHPGYGFLSENATFADAVIDAGLIWIGPKSSSIQAMGLKDAAKTLMEKAGIPCTPGYLGEDQSLKRLEKEAKIIGYPVLIKAVAGGGGKGMRKVDNASNFANALKSCQREAASSFGDDRVLLEKWITAPRHIEVQIFGDKHGNIVHLFERDCTLQRRHQKVIEEAPAFGMNQETRARICETAILAAQAVDYEGAGTIEFIADASGELNPDSIWFMEMNTRLQVEHPVTEAITGIDLVEWQIRIASGEPIPVKQEDISINGWAMEARLYSENPTNGFLPSIGKINLLNMPYGVRVDTGIQDGAEITPFYDPMVAKLIVHEENRKLAMHSLAEACENVSTYPVINNAGFLCNLLNHKAFEAGSYTTGFIDSNLEALTAKPPLKVDKLKAISLLLSDEDKAGPWNGLFGFRNGSQADLSMRISVDGETHTISVDPYCDDCPYWEQVSDGLLCIDQGWPYLVSLPRGKAKSGAGDLSDGQITSPMPGKILSLSVALGDEVTKGQPLITLEAMKMEHSMTAPFDGKVISVNVEADQNVMQGMILLEIVSHQDEEV from the coding sequence ATGATCAAAAAGATACTGATAGCCAATCGCGGTGAAATTGCATGCCGGATTATGCGCACAGCTAAAGAAATGAATATTGCAACAGTTGCAGTATATTCTGATGCAGATGCAAAAGCGCTTCACACACAAATGGCGGATGAAGCTATTCACATTGGTCCTTCACCAGCAATTGAAAGCTATCTTGTTGGCGAAAAGATTATTGCAGCAGCAAAAAAAACTGGCGCTGATGCCATCCATCCAGGCTATGGCTTCTTGTCAGAGAATGCGACTTTCGCTGATGCCGTCATAGATGCTGGTTTAATATGGATTGGCCCAAAATCATCTTCCATACAGGCTATGGGACTAAAGGATGCAGCCAAAACACTCATGGAGAAAGCAGGAATTCCTTGTACGCCCGGTTATCTAGGCGAAGACCAATCACTAAAGCGTCTTGAAAAAGAAGCTAAAATCATTGGTTACCCTGTTCTTATCAAAGCTGTTGCTGGCGGCGGCGGTAAAGGAATGCGTAAAGTTGACAATGCTTCTAATTTTGCGAATGCGCTAAAGTCCTGCCAAAGGGAAGCTGCCTCTTCTTTTGGCGACGATCGCGTACTTTTAGAAAAATGGATTACAGCACCGCGTCACATTGAAGTACAAATCTTTGGCGACAAACATGGGAATATTGTCCATTTGTTCGAGAGAGATTGCACGCTTCAACGCCGCCATCAAAAGGTAATTGAAGAAGCACCTGCTTTTGGCATGAACCAAGAAACGCGTGCACGGATATGTGAAACTGCAATTCTAGCGGCCCAAGCTGTAGACTATGAAGGTGCAGGCACAATTGAATTCATAGCAGATGCTTCTGGTGAACTAAACCCGGATAGCATCTGGTTTATGGAGATGAATACGCGGTTACAGGTTGAGCACCCTGTTACAGAAGCCATTACAGGTATTGATCTGGTCGAATGGCAAATACGTATCGCTTCAGGTGAACCAATCCCCGTTAAACAGGAAGATATCAGTATTAATGGTTGGGCTATGGAGGCGAGACTTTATTCCGAGAACCCTACGAACGGATTCTTACCATCCATAGGTAAAATAAACCTGCTAAACATGCCGTATGGTGTGCGTGTCGATACTGGGATTCAAGATGGAGCTGAAATCACTCCTTTCTATGATCCAATGGTCGCTAAGCTGATTGTACATGAAGAAAACCGCAAATTAGCTATGCATAGCCTGGCTGAAGCATGTGAAAACGTTTCGACCTACCCTGTGATCAACAATGCTGGATTTCTTTGTAATCTATTGAACCACAAAGCATTTGAAGCGGGCAGCTATACCACCGGATTCATTGATTCAAATTTAGAAGCTCTTACAGCAAAGCCTCCCTTAAAGGTTGATAAACTAAAAGCCATATCACTTCTTCTAAGTGACGAAGATAAAGCCGGCCCATGGAATGGATTATTTGGTTTCAGAAATGGATCACAAGCTGATCTTTCAATGCGTATAAGCGTTGATGGCGAGACCCATACTATAAGTGTAGACCCATATTGTGATGACTGCCCTTATTGGGAGCAAGTCTCAGATGGTCTACTTTGTATTGATCAAGGGTGGCCCTACCTTGTGTCTTTGCCGCGCGGTAAAGCTAAATCCGGTGCTGGTGATTTATCAGATGGTCAGATTACATCCCCCATGCCTGGGAAAATACTTTCACTTTCAGTAGCACTAGGTGATGAGGTCACGAAAGGCCAACCCCTTATCACGCTTGAAGCAATGAAAATGGAGCACAGCATGACCGCGCCATTTGATGGAAAAGTTATTTCTGTAAATGTGGAAGCTGACCAAAATGTTATGCAAGGCATGATATTGTTAGAAATCGTATCTCATCAAGATGAAGAGGTTTAA
- a CDS encoding TonB-dependent receptor, with product MNRSKKSFALAMLLGASTTALSGVALAQTDNEVTESAKTYDTIVVTAQRREQNLQDVPVSVTAISGDALANLGVADMTEVSKLSPNVTLEVSRGTNSTLTAFIRGVGQQDPVSGFESGVGVYLDDVYLNRPQGAVLDVFDVERIEVLRGPQGTLYGRNTIGGAVKYVTKDLSDEPELEVSGAYGTYGQAEALVKGSVPISDSFRVGAAVTKLNRDGFGKNVITGAENYNKDVLSGRLSMELDATESLSFKLSGDYTKDDSVARQGHRLIPGQLSGAPVLGDVFDTRAGLNVVQQEVEAYGGSFVTTLDLNDSITIKNILAYREDETTSPIDFDSLQSADLDVPAIYANDQLSNELQLSYTGDKLNGIAGIYYLDANASTVFDVLLANTGALISLPGLNAQTFGEVETKTWAAYADFSYDFTEQLSLTVGGRFTHDERTSTVLRRTYIGGFSEFFNGDGIVIATSSDFNGSNEWDEFTPRIALSYKPTPDHNIYASASKGFKGGGFDPRGQTSTAPDLNQDSVVSAEEIYEFMSFDPESVNSFEVGLKSSFGNGRVTTNIAAFLMDYTDIQIPGSIGVDTDDDGINDTFTGVTTNAGAATVSGIEFEALAHVADDIFTTGDFLNASVTAGYIDAQYDEYILNEVDVSDQRVFQNTPDWSASGVFTYNTPLGGGDLNVATTISYKGDSSQFEAPNPFLDQEAFTLYDLSLVWTAPNDQWTLGLHGKNLTDEEYKVAGYNFVSIGPDGSFTPTLGLEGTLTAFYGNPRTFTMSVGYKF from the coding sequence ATGAACAGATCAAAAAAATCATTCGCGTTAGCAATGTTATTGGGTGCAAGCACAACTGCTTTGTCTGGCGTTGCGTTAGCTCAGACTGATAATGAAGTAACAGAGAGTGCAAAAACTTATGATACTATAGTCGTCACAGCTCAGAGACGTGAACAAAACTTACAAGATGTTCCTGTATCCGTCACAGCGATCAGTGGGGATGCGTTGGCAAATCTCGGTGTTGCAGACATGACGGAAGTTTCGAAACTTTCTCCAAATGTCACATTAGAAGTATCACGTGGTACGAACTCAACTTTAACGGCATTTATCCGCGGTGTGGGGCAGCAAGATCCTGTTTCTGGTTTTGAAAGCGGCGTAGGGGTATATTTGGATGATGTATATCTGAACAGACCTCAGGGAGCTGTTTTAGATGTGTTTGACGTTGAGCGTATTGAGGTGCTTCGTGGACCTCAAGGAACCCTATATGGTCGCAATACGATCGGTGGTGCCGTTAAATATGTGACAAAAGACCTTTCAGATGAACCAGAATTAGAAGTGAGTGGCGCTTACGGTACGTATGGACAAGCTGAAGCGTTAGTTAAAGGTTCAGTTCCGATATCTGATTCTTTCCGCGTCGGTGCAGCTGTCACAAAATTAAACCGTGACGGTTTTGGGAAAAATGTCATCACTGGCGCTGAAAATTATAACAAAGATGTACTTTCTGGTCGTTTGTCGATGGAATTAGATGCAACGGAAAGTTTGTCTTTCAAACTGTCAGGTGATTATACGAAAGATGATTCTGTTGCACGCCAAGGACATAGACTTATTCCTGGCCAGTTATCGGGTGCTCCAGTTTTGGGTGATGTGTTTGACACACGCGCTGGATTGAATGTTGTTCAGCAAGAAGTGGAAGCTTATGGTGGGTCTTTTGTCACGACATTGGATCTGAACGACAGCATCACTATCAAGAACATTTTAGCTTATCGAGAAGATGAAACGACATCTCCAATTGATTTTGATAGTCTGCAATCTGCTGATCTTGATGTACCAGCTATTTATGCAAATGATCAACTTTCAAATGAGTTGCAGTTGTCTTATACTGGTGACAAATTAAACGGAATTGCAGGGATTTATTATCTTGATGCAAATGCATCAACTGTTTTTGATGTGTTGCTAGCAAATACTGGTGCGTTGATTTCGTTGCCGGGATTAAATGCTCAGACATTTGGAGAAGTTGAAACAAAAACATGGGCTGCATACGCAGACTTTAGTTATGATTTCACCGAACAATTGTCTTTAACTGTAGGGGGGCGTTTTACACATGATGAACGTACTTCAACCGTTTTGAGACGAACATATATTGGTGGTTTTTCTGAATTCTTCAATGGTGATGGTATCGTCATCGCCACATCATCCGACTTTAATGGTTCAAATGAATGGGATGAATTTACTCCGCGTATAGCGCTTAGCTATAAGCCTACACCTGATCACAATATCTACGCGTCTGCATCTAAGGGCTTTAAAGGTGGAGGTTTTGATCCACGTGGTCAGACATCAACAGCGCCTGATTTAAACCAAGATTCAGTTGTGTCAGCAGAAGAAATTTATGAATTCATGTCATTCGACCCTGAATCTGTAAATAGTTTTGAAGTGGGGCTGAAATCGTCATTTGGAAACGGTAGGGTAACAACAAATATTGCCGCATTCCTTATGGATTATACTGATATTCAAATTCCTGGTTCAATCGGTGTCGATACTGATGATGATGGAATTAATGATACTTTCACAGGTGTGACGACGAATGCGGGTGCTGCTACTGTTTCAGGGATAGAATTTGAAGCTTTGGCGCATGTTGCTGATGATATCTTTACGACAGGTGACTTCTTAAACGCATCTGTTACCGCTGGGTATATAGACGCGCAATATGACGAATATATCCTCAATGAAGTTGATGTGTCTGATCAGCGTGTATTCCAGAATACTCCCGACTGGTCTGCGAGTGGTGTGTTTACATATAATACGCCTCTTGGGGGTGGTGATTTGAATGTTGCGACCACCATTTCATACAAAGGGGATTCAAGTCAGTTCGAAGCACCAAATCCTTTCTTGGATCAGGAAGCATTTACTTTGTATGATTTGAGTCTTGTGTGGACTGCACCTAATGATCAATGGACTTTAGGGCTGCATGGCAAGAACTTAACTGATGAGGAATACAAAGTGGCTGGATACAATTTTGTTTCAATCGGGCCAGACGGATCTTTCACGCCAACATTGGGATTAGAGGGGACTTTAACTGCATTTTACGGAAACCCTCGGACGTTTACTATGTCGGTAGGATATAAGTTCTAA
- a CDS encoding carboxyl transferase domain-containing protein, translated as MSAPTLETKLDTSSETFRQRHASNKALNEELRERIAEIGLGGPKKSRDKHVARGKLLPRERLKVLLDPGSPFLEVSQLAAYNLYGNEVPGGGIICGIGRVSGRQVMIVINDATVKGGTYYPLTAKKHLRAQEIAEENHLPCIYLVDSGGANLPHQSEVFPDRDHFGRVFFNQANMSAKGIPQIACVMGSCTAGGAYVPAMCDESIIVRDQGTIFLAGPPLVKAATGEEISAEELGGADTHGRQSGLVDHIADDDEHALTIVRDIISTLPPQKLPELNLIEPESPLYDADELYGVIPQDLKTPYDVREIIARIVDGSKFNEFKANFGETLVTGFAHIWGMPVAILANNGVLFSESAQKGAHFIELACQRKIPLLFLQNISGFMVGGKYEAEGIAKHGAKMVTAVATAQVPKITVLIGGSFGAGNYGMCGRAYSPRYLFTWPNSRISVMAGEQAASVLATVNRDATNWTPEQTEAFKQPIRDKYDEEGNPFFATARLWDDGIIDPAQTRDVLGLAFASTLNAPIADHAHFGMFRM; from the coding sequence ATGAGTGCTCCAACGCTTGAAACCAAACTAGACACCAGTTCGGAAACTTTCCGACAAAGACATGCATCAAATAAAGCTCTCAATGAAGAATTGAGAGAACGCATTGCTGAAATTGGGCTTGGTGGCCCAAAAAAATCCAGAGACAAACATGTTGCACGCGGAAAGCTATTACCTCGAGAAAGGCTAAAGGTTTTATTAGACCCCGGCTCACCCTTTTTAGAAGTCAGTCAGCTTGCCGCCTATAATCTTTACGGCAATGAAGTTCCGGGTGGCGGCATTATTTGCGGTATAGGCCGTGTGAGTGGCCGACAAGTCATGATCGTTATCAATGATGCTACCGTAAAAGGTGGCACATATTACCCCTTAACGGCCAAGAAACACCTCCGCGCTCAAGAGATTGCCGAAGAAAACCACCTTCCTTGTATCTATCTTGTGGATTCAGGCGGCGCTAACTTGCCTCACCAAAGTGAAGTATTTCCAGACCGAGACCATTTTGGACGTGTCTTCTTCAATCAAGCAAACATGTCAGCAAAAGGCATTCCGCAAATAGCGTGTGTCATGGGAAGTTGCACAGCCGGCGGTGCATATGTGCCTGCTATGTGTGATGAATCTATCATTGTCCGCGATCAGGGCACCATCTTTTTAGCCGGTCCGCCGCTGGTCAAAGCTGCAACTGGAGAAGAAATCTCCGCTGAAGAATTGGGCGGTGCCGATACTCACGGACGCCAATCAGGACTTGTTGACCATATCGCTGATGATGATGAACACGCACTCACAATCGTACGTGACATTATCTCAACCCTTCCCCCACAAAAGCTTCCCGAGCTAAACTTAATAGAACCGGAATCTCCACTATATGATGCAGATGAACTCTATGGTGTCATTCCACAAGATCTTAAAACGCCCTATGACGTCCGAGAAATAATAGCCCGCATCGTTGATGGAAGTAAGTTTAACGAATTTAAAGCCAACTTTGGGGAAACGCTTGTCACAGGCTTTGCCCATATATGGGGAATGCCTGTTGCTATCCTAGCAAATAATGGCGTGCTATTTTCAGAAAGTGCTCAAAAAGGTGCGCACTTTATTGAACTAGCCTGTCAGCGTAAAATCCCGCTCCTCTTCCTACAAAACATCTCCGGTTTCATGGTTGGTGGAAAGTATGAAGCTGAAGGCATCGCAAAACACGGCGCAAAAATGGTAACCGCTGTTGCAACTGCCCAAGTCCCCAAGATTACAGTGCTAATCGGCGGAAGCTTTGGTGCAGGCAATTACGGCATGTGTGGCCGCGCCTATTCCCCCCGTTATCTTTTCACTTGGCCCAATAGCCGCATCAGCGTGATGGCAGGTGAACAAGCTGCAAGTGTCCTCGCAACTGTAAACCGTGACGCAACAAACTGGACACCTGAACAAACAGAAGCTTTTAAGCAGCCTATTCGAGACAAATATGATGAAGAAGGAAACCCATTCTTTGCCACGGCGCGGTTATGGGATGATGGAATTATAGATCCAGCTCAGACACGTGATGTACTCGGTCTAGCCTTTGCGTCAACTCTAAATGCGCCAATAGCCGATCATGCCCACTTTGGCATGTTCAGGATGTAA
- a CDS encoding TetR/AcrR family transcriptional regulator, which produces MVSTTQSNTTTDGDGISRRTRILNAGEILFSQNGFDAVTLREIAKLAEVDLALPNYYFGRKTKVFEAVFKRRAKLLNDWRLDALHKAVAEAAPNPPSIRSIMEAYLKPVLTGSHIKKPGWREYYALVAYVNNSSEWGGKLMSEFFDPMVGTFLEQLRAAYPEASEADMLWSYHCLSGALTLAFAQTGRLDTLSNNKLRSTDLQQGYETILEFCIAGFEASCGRK; this is translated from the coding sequence ATGGTAAGCACGACTCAATCAAATACTACTACCGACGGCGATGGAATTAGCCGCCGTACTCGTATCCTCAACGCTGGTGAAATCCTTTTCTCTCAAAATGGGTTTGACGCCGTTACATTGCGAGAAATCGCTAAATTAGCAGAAGTAGATCTTGCTTTACCTAATTATTACTTTGGTCGTAAAACCAAAGTATTTGAAGCCGTTTTCAAACGTAGAGCGAAACTTCTCAATGATTGGCGCTTAGATGCGCTTCACAAAGCAGTTGCAGAAGCAGCGCCCAACCCGCCCTCTATCCGCTCAATCATGGAAGCTTATCTCAAGCCTGTCCTCACTGGTTCCCATATTAAAAAACCTGGCTGGAGAGAATATTACGCGCTTGTCGCATACGTGAATAACTCTTCTGAATGGGGTGGTAAGCTCATGTCAGAATTTTTTGACCCAATGGTTGGGACATTCCTAGAGCAACTAAGAGCGGCTTACCCTGAAGCATCTGAAGCAGATATGCTTTGGAGTTACCACTGTCTTTCCGGCGCGCTAACTTTAGCTTTCGCTCAAACTGGACGCTTGGATACTCTTTCAAACAACAAACTTCGTTCTACCGACCTGCAACAAGGCTATGAAACCATTTTAGAATTTTGCATAGCCGGTTTTGAAGCAAGTTGCGGAAGAAAATAA
- a CDS encoding alpha/beta fold hydrolase, protein MKNGEIIYQSRDGLNLFAKSFGPEDADLTVLCLHGLTRNHKDFVPMIQSLGNHRRYIAIDVRGRGRSDRDQDPSKYRLDVYVQDVLDLLAIVKPSKLVLIGTSMGGLMSLLLSQMLSQELLGVVLNDVGPKLEQAGLERIAGYVGNFIEHDSWEDAALAVEKSQHSAFPNFRHDDWMKFAKRTHKENQDGKIVLDYDPAIAESLKNIEADISVEMQTWALFASTFKRPLLVVRGEISDLFSSDTAVKMVHRHGRANVISVSNVGHAPILDEPICVKTIESFLKKLELGQ, encoded by the coding sequence ATGAAGAATGGTGAAATCATCTACCAATCGCGAGATGGGTTAAATCTTTTTGCTAAAAGCTTTGGACCTGAAGATGCAGATTTAACTGTTCTATGTCTTCACGGGTTAACACGGAACCATAAAGATTTTGTACCTATGATTCAAAGTTTGGGGAATCATAGACGCTATATCGCGATAGACGTGAGAGGACGTGGCCGATCTGATAGAGATCAAGATCCCTCGAAATATCGTTTAGATGTCTATGTGCAAGATGTCTTGGATCTGCTTGCGATCGTAAAACCTTCTAAGTTGGTCTTAATCGGGACTTCAATGGGAGGATTGATGTCGCTCCTTTTAAGCCAAATGCTTTCACAAGAGTTGTTGGGAGTCGTTTTAAACGATGTGGGCCCAAAACTTGAGCAAGCTGGACTTGAGAGAATTGCTGGGTATGTGGGCAATTTCATTGAGCATGATTCATGGGAAGATGCTGCGTTAGCAGTTGAAAAATCTCAACATTCAGCTTTTCCAAATTTCAGGCATGATGATTGGATGAAGTTTGCCAAGCGAACTCACAAAGAAAATCAAGATGGTAAAATTGTTTTGGATTATGATCCGGCAATTGCAGAAAGCCTGAAAAATATAGAAGCTGACATTTCAGTAGAGATGCAAACTTGGGCTTTGTTTGCTTCTACATTTAAACGACCTTTATTGGTTGTACGTGGCGAAATTTCTGATCTTTTCTCAAGTGATACGGCTGTAAAAATGGTTCACCGTCACGGTCGAGCGAATGTAATCTCTGTCTCAAACGTTGGTCACGCCCCAATATTGGATGAGCCTATCTGTGTGAAAACAATTGAGAGTTTTCTTAAAAAGCTGGAGTTAGGTCAATGA
- a CDS encoding MaoC family dehydratase: MAGKYFDEWTIGDIIKHDLRRTVTDTDNIMMTTLTHNPQPLHLDKEYAESTEFGQIVVNGIFTFGLMVGISVGDTTLGTLIANLGYDKVVMPNPVFIGDTLRAETEIREMRVSKSRPNAGIVTFTHRMYNQRDELVCQCLRTALLKKREA; the protein is encoded by the coding sequence ATGGCTGGCAAATATTTTGATGAGTGGACTATTGGTGACATTATCAAGCATGATTTACGCCGTACTGTAACTGACACTGACAACATCATGATGACTACGCTGACACACAATCCTCAGCCATTGCATTTAGACAAAGAATACGCTGAGAGCACAGAATTTGGACAAATCGTCGTAAATGGCATTTTCACATTTGGCCTAATGGTTGGTATTTCTGTAGGTGACACAACTCTTGGAACACTCATCGCCAATCTAGGTTATGATAAAGTCGTTATGCCAAACCCTGTTTTTATCGGTGATACTTTGCGGGCAGAAACAGAAATCAGGGAGATGAGAGTTAGCAAATCTCGCCCCAATGCTGGTATCGTTACATTCACCCACCGTATGTATAATCAGCGAGATGAATTGGTTTGTCAGTGCTTACGAACGGCTCTATTGAAAAAGAGAGAAGCATGA